From one Bradyrhizobium sp. Ash2021 genomic stretch:
- a CDS encoding BTAD domain-containing putative transcriptional regulator, with amino-acid sequence MQIPRAPMDGAPSPKFGLSLLGGFELTGPDGVVDLPSKKLAGLLAYLACTAPQPQPRERLSALLWGSHFDAQAKQNLRQALFRLRKVLGEDALESDGEVVSLNAAAVLCDVSRFEALVREGTRDALSAATDLYRGRLIDDVTVSEESWNEWVTGERERLFELALGAMVGLGEQELAAGRAEHALKAGQRAVALNNLREDAHRLIVQALAATGRKAEALKHYQGLAVLLKRELNTEPDAATRSLAAKLRTTQPPSGSPAVKLALPQPDRGSVAVLPIANMRGEANTQTPAARSDATASAAVGSERRQLTIMACNIVDSMALSTRLDPEHMRDLITSFHKMIEDVASRFDGFVAQYLGDGVLVYFGYPTADEHDTEQAVRAGLAILDAVRTLEAPSSTPLQASVGIATGLVVVGEQLGASDTGQRVAIGGTPNLAARLQAVALPGEVVIASGTQRLVGRMFDCRALSAIEVKGLSQPVEAWQVLGETAGVSRFEARRASAHSALVGRREEIELLLRRWDQAKLGEGRVVLLSGEPGIGKSRIAESLLAKLRDEQRACLRYSCSPHHTRSPLYPFIAQLEQAAGFEPESSAGAKLDRLEALLGPTAKNLPCDVALIAELLAVPTNGRYPALAVSPQQKREMTLTAILDQLEGVAAQSPVLIVFEVVHWIDPTSQDLLDRMVARAASLLVLLVVTVRPELQPTWVGQPHVTMLPLSRLGRRDSAAIIAGITRDKALPDAVVDQVLAHTDGVPLFIEELTSTLLESGLLRETTDSYVLDGPLPPLAIPTSLQASLVARLDRLASVKDVAQIGAAIGREFSHELIGAVSPSAPADLDAALERLTASGLISRRGAPPEATYAFKHALVQDAAYATMLKSRRRQLHAGIANVLVGRFPATVERLPELVAHHFTEAKLASEAIGYWRKAGQLASARSAGREAVTFFEQALHLLETQPESQSTLEQGFDLRLELRPVLLELGRGPRLLECLREAEALAERLNDDRRRGRVYAFTTVAHSLRGELSEALAAGTRALEAAGRLNDLRLRIVTTSLLVQVHYARGEYERVIELATGNLAALPADWVHETFGLGGPPSVWDRGCLIMSLAEMGRFAEAAKYEAEAISIAEPTQHAFTISMALFAASALHLLKGDWAQARSRIERWVALARTGNFLFHLPWGIASSAWPLAELGETSEALNRLTESEPLLERLAAGRIIANIAWFYCALGRACLRLGRRDEARRLGDRALEFCSSQPGFAAHALHLLGDIAAHPDQFDAERGETHFRQALAVAEGLGMRPLIAYCHLGLGKIYLRTSKRDQARDHLATATTMYRDIDMPFWLEQAEAELHRL; translated from the coding sequence TTGCAAATCCCGCGCGCGCCAATGGACGGCGCGCCGTCCCCGAAGTTTGGTCTGTCGTTGCTGGGAGGCTTCGAGCTGACCGGGCCGGATGGCGTTGTCGACCTGCCGAGCAAAAAGCTTGCGGGCTTGCTGGCCTATCTCGCCTGCACCGCGCCGCAGCCGCAGCCGCGTGAAAGGTTGTCGGCGCTGTTGTGGGGCTCCCACTTCGACGCCCAGGCCAAGCAGAACCTGCGCCAGGCCCTGTTCCGGCTGCGCAAAGTGCTCGGCGAGGACGCTCTGGAGAGCGACGGCGAGGTTGTATCGCTCAATGCGGCGGCCGTTCTATGCGATGTCAGCCGGTTCGAGGCCCTGGTCCGTGAGGGCACTCGCGATGCGTTGAGTGCAGCAACGGACCTCTACCGGGGCCGACTGATCGACGACGTTACCGTCAGCGAAGAGAGCTGGAACGAATGGGTCACGGGTGAACGCGAGAGGTTGTTTGAGCTCGCTCTCGGCGCCATGGTGGGGCTCGGTGAGCAGGAGTTGGCCGCCGGCCGCGCCGAACACGCGCTGAAAGCCGGCCAGCGTGCCGTCGCGCTCAACAACCTGCGCGAGGACGCCCATCGCTTGATCGTACAGGCGCTGGCCGCCACCGGACGCAAGGCCGAAGCGCTCAAGCACTACCAGGGCCTCGCTGTGCTGCTCAAGCGCGAGCTGAACACGGAGCCCGATGCGGCAACCAGGTCACTCGCCGCCAAGCTTCGCACCACGCAGCCGCCGAGTGGATCGCCCGCTGTCAAGCTCGCGCTGCCACAACCCGACCGAGGGTCGGTTGCGGTGCTACCCATTGCCAATATGAGGGGCGAGGCAAACACCCAGACCCCCGCAGCGCGGAGCGATGCAACAGCGTCTGCGGCGGTCGGTTCTGAGCGACGACAGCTCACGATCATGGCCTGTAACATCGTCGATTCGATGGCTCTTTCGACCCGTCTTGACCCCGAACATATGCGTGATCTGATCACCTCTTTCCACAAGATGATCGAAGATGTGGCGTCGCGATTCGATGGATTTGTCGCCCAGTATCTGGGCGACGGCGTGCTCGTCTATTTTGGCTACCCGACGGCTGATGAGCATGACACAGAACAGGCTGTGCGCGCCGGCCTTGCCATTCTCGATGCGGTCCGAACGCTGGAAGCACCTTCCAGCACGCCTCTTCAGGCGAGCGTCGGCATCGCCACGGGGCTGGTTGTCGTTGGCGAGCAGTTGGGGGCGAGCGATACCGGGCAGCGCGTTGCAATCGGCGGAACGCCAAACCTGGCGGCGCGGCTTCAGGCCGTGGCACTGCCAGGCGAGGTCGTTATTGCGAGCGGCACGCAGCGGCTGGTAGGGCGGATGTTCGACTGCCGCGCACTCAGTGCCATCGAGGTGAAGGGACTCTCGCAGCCGGTCGAAGCGTGGCAGGTGCTTGGCGAGACGGCTGGCGTCAGCCGCTTCGAGGCGCGTCGCGCGAGCGCGCATTCAGCACTCGTTGGTCGGCGCGAGGAGATCGAGCTGCTGCTCCGCCGTTGGGATCAGGCCAAGCTCGGCGAGGGGCGGGTCGTGCTGCTCTCCGGCGAGCCCGGCATCGGCAAGTCGCGCATCGCTGAAAGCCTGCTGGCCAAGCTCAGGGACGAGCAGCGAGCTTGTCTTCGCTATTCTTGCTCTCCGCACCATACGCGCAGTCCGCTCTACCCGTTCATTGCGCAGCTCGAGCAGGCCGCGGGATTCGAACCGGAGAGCAGCGCCGGAGCGAAGCTCGACAGACTGGAAGCCCTGCTCGGGCCGACGGCGAAAAATCTACCATGCGACGTGGCGCTCATCGCCGAGCTATTGGCGGTACCCACGAACGGGCGATACCCGGCGCTGGCGGTCAGCCCCCAGCAGAAGCGAGAGATGACGCTCACGGCAATTCTCGACCAGCTCGAGGGTGTGGCGGCGCAGAGCCCGGTCCTGATCGTGTTCGAGGTCGTCCATTGGATTGATCCGACGTCACAGGATTTGCTCGATCGAATGGTTGCTCGCGCCGCGAGCCTGCTGGTGCTGCTGGTCGTGACGGTCCGGCCGGAGCTCCAGCCAACGTGGGTCGGCCAGCCGCATGTGACGATGCTGCCCTTGAGCCGCCTCGGCCGTCGCGACAGCGCCGCCATCATTGCCGGCATCACCAGGGACAAGGCGCTGCCAGACGCAGTCGTCGATCAGGTCCTTGCGCACACAGATGGCGTGCCGCTGTTCATCGAGGAGCTGACCAGTACGCTGCTCGAGAGCGGGCTGTTGCGTGAGACGACGGACAGCTACGTGCTCGACGGACCGCTGCCGCCGCTCGCCATTCCGACGTCGCTGCAGGCCTCGCTGGTGGCGCGCCTCGACCGGCTTGCCTCGGTGAAGGATGTGGCGCAGATCGGCGCCGCGATCGGACGGGAGTTCTCCCATGAGCTGATTGGCGCGGTGTCGCCCTCCGCCCCGGCCGACCTCGACGCAGCGCTTGAGCGGCTGACGGCCTCCGGCCTCATCTCCCGGCGGGGAGCGCCGCCGGAGGCGACCTACGCGTTCAAGCACGCGCTGGTTCAGGATGCCGCCTACGCAACGATGCTCAAGAGCCGGCGGCGGCAGTTGCATGCGGGCATCGCCAACGTGCTGGTCGGGCGGTTCCCGGCGACGGTCGAACGCCTGCCCGAACTCGTCGCGCACCATTTCACCGAGGCCAAGCTTGCGAGCGAGGCGATCGGCTATTGGCGCAAGGCGGGTCAGCTTGCAAGCGCGCGGTCGGCCGGCCGCGAGGCTGTCACCTTCTTCGAGCAGGCGCTGCATCTGCTCGAGACGCAGCCGGAGAGTCAGTCCACGCTGGAGCAAGGCTTCGATCTCCGTCTCGAGCTGCGTCCGGTGCTGCTCGAACTCGGTAGAGGCCCGCGGCTGTTGGAGTGCCTGCGCGAGGCCGAGGCGCTGGCCGAGCGGCTGAATGACGACCGCCGGCGCGGCCGGGTCTATGCATTCACGACGGTCGCCCACTCGTTACGCGGCGAGTTGAGCGAGGCACTCGCGGCCGGTACCCGCGCGTTGGAGGCGGCCGGGCGTCTCAATGACTTGCGACTTCGCATCGTCACCACGAGCCTTCTGGTGCAGGTACATTACGCCCGGGGTGAGTATGAGCGGGTGATTGAACTGGCCACCGGCAACCTCGCCGCGTTGCCTGCTGATTGGGTGCACGAAACTTTCGGACTTGGCGGACCTCCATCGGTCTGGGATCGGGGTTGTCTGATCATGAGCCTCGCCGAGATGGGCCGATTCGCCGAAGCGGCCAAGTACGAAGCCGAGGCGATCAGCATCGCCGAACCGACCCAGCATGCATTTACCATCAGCATGGCGCTGTTCGCCGCGAGCGCGCTCCATCTCCTCAAGGGCGACTGGGCCCAGGCGCGCTCACGGATCGAGCGCTGGGTCGCGCTGGCCCGCACCGGAAACTTCCTTTTCCACCTTCCCTGGGGGATTGCCTCCTCGGCCTGGCCTCTGGCGGAACTCGGCGAGACCAGCGAGGCGCTGAACCGGCTCACGGAAAGCGAGCCGCTGCTCGAGCGTCTGGCGGCGGGCCGTATCATCGCGAATATCGCCTGGTTCTATTGCGCGCTGGGGCGCGCTTGTCTGCGGCTCGGCCGGCGCGACGAGGCGAGACGTCTCGGCGACCGCGCGCTCGAATTCTGTTCGTCTCAACCAGGCTTCGCGGCCCATGCGTTGCACCTGCTCGGCGATATCGCTGCCCACCCCGATCAGTTCGATGCCGAGCGCGGCGAGACTCATTTTCGCCAGGCGCTGGCCGTCGCCGAGGGGCTCGGGATGCGCCCCCTCATCGCCTACTGCCACCTCGGTCTCGGCAAGATCTACCTGCGCACGAGCAAACGGGATCAGGCCCGCGACCACCTCGCCACCGCGACGACGATGTACCGCGACATCGACATGCCGTTCTGGCTGGAGCAGGCAGAGGCGGAGCTTCATCGGCTGTAG
- a CDS encoding helix-turn-helix domain-containing protein, protein MKRRNFAHRPGCAVEATLDLIDGKWMGVILFHLQAGTQRFGELRRRMPGITQRMLTKQLRALEDDDLVIRKVYAEVPPRVEYTLSEIGESLRPVIDTLKAWGEGHQERLSCAPVPATIKAPDRAA, encoded by the coding sequence ATGAAACGGCGGAATTTTGCCCATCGGCCCGGCTGCGCGGTGGAAGCAACGCTCGACCTGATCGATGGCAAGTGGATGGGCGTCATCCTGTTCCACCTGCAGGCCGGCACCCAGCGCTTTGGGGAGTTGCGGCGGCGGATGCCCGGTATTACCCAGCGCATGCTGACAAAGCAGCTCCGCGCGCTGGAGGACGACGATCTCGTGATCCGCAAGGTCTATGCCGAGGTACCGCCGCGGGTCGAATATACCCTGTCCGAGATCGGCGAGAGCCTGCGGCCGGTGATCGATACGTTGAAGGCCTGGGGCGAAGGCCATCAGGAAAGGCTATCCTGTGCGCCGGTGCCGGCAACCATCAAAGCGCCCGATCGCGCGGCGTAG
- a CDS encoding replication-associated recombination protein A: MSPKQPREATNLFAAAGMEQDAPRPLPDRLRPQALADVVGQDHILGPDGALTRMLETRTLGSLVFWGPPGTGKTTVARLLADATELHFEQISAVFSGVADLKKVFDAARARREMGRGTLLFVDEVHRFNRAQQDSFLPVMEDGTVVLVGATTENPSFELNAALLSRARVLVFHSLDPAAVEKLYAHAEKVEARKLPLDAEARAVLVRMADGDGRAALTLAEEVWRAARKDEVFNAEQLQDILQRRAPIYDKSADGHYNLISALHKSVRGSDPDAALYYLARMMDAGEDPLFLARRVVRMAVEDIGLADPQALVICNAAKDAYDFLGHPEGELAIAQAVIYLATAPKSNAAYMAFGAAMRAAKEGGSLLPPKHILNSPTKLMKSEGYGGGYEYDHDAPDAFSGQEYFPDALGHQTFYDPPDRGFEREIRRRLDYWAKLRRERGPK, encoded by the coding sequence ATGAGCCCGAAGCAACCGCGCGAGGCTACCAACCTCTTTGCCGCGGCAGGGATGGAGCAGGACGCCCCGCGTCCGCTGCCCGACCGGTTGCGCCCGCAGGCGCTGGCCGATGTCGTCGGCCAGGATCACATCCTCGGTCCCGACGGCGCGCTGACGCGGATGCTGGAAACGCGCACGCTGGGCTCATTGGTGTTCTGGGGACCGCCCGGCACCGGCAAAACCACGGTGGCGCGGTTGTTGGCGGACGCGACGGAACTACATTTCGAGCAGATTTCGGCGGTGTTTTCCGGCGTGGCCGACCTGAAAAAGGTGTTCGACGCTGCGCGCGCGCGCCGCGAGATGGGCAGGGGCACGCTGCTGTTCGTCGACGAGGTGCACAGATTCAACCGCGCGCAGCAGGATTCTTTTTTGCCTGTGATGGAAGACGGCACCGTGGTGCTGGTCGGCGCCACCACCGAAAATCCGTCGTTCGAGCTCAACGCGGCGTTGTTGTCGCGGGCGCGCGTGCTGGTGTTTCATTCGCTCGATCCCGCCGCGGTCGAAAAACTTTACGCCCATGCCGAGAAGGTCGAGGCACGGAAACTGCCGCTCGATGCCGAGGCGCGCGCCGTGCTGGTGCGGATGGCCGATGGCGACGGCCGTGCTGCGCTAACGCTTGCCGAAGAAGTCTGGCGCGCCGCGCGCAAGGACGAGGTCTTCAACGCCGAACAGTTGCAGGACATCCTGCAGCGCCGCGCGCCGATCTACGACAAATCGGCCGATGGCCATTACAACCTGATCTCGGCGCTGCATAAATCCGTGCGCGGCTCCGATCCGGATGCGGCGCTGTATTATCTGGCGCGCATGATGGATGCCGGCGAGGATCCGCTGTTCCTGGCGCGGCGCGTGGTGCGGATGGCGGTCGAGGATATCGGCCTCGCCGATCCGCAGGCGCTGGTGATCTGCAACGCCGCCAAGGACGCCTATGATTTTCTGGGCCACCCGGAAGGCGAACTCGCGATCGCGCAGGCCGTGATCTATCTCGCCACCGCGCCGAAATCGAACGCCGCCTACATGGCATTCGGTGCCGCGATGCGCGCGGCGAAGGAGGGCGGTTCGCTGCTGCCGCCAAAGCATATCCTCAATTCGCCGACCAAGCTGATGAAGTCGGAAGGCTATGGCGGCGGCTACGAATACGACCACGACGCGCCGGACGCGTTTTCCGGCCAGGAGTATTTCCCGGACGCGCTGGGCCATCAGACCTTCTACGACCCGCCCGACCGCGGCTTTGAGCGCGAGATCCGCCGGCGGCTGGATTACTGGGCGAAGCTGCGGCGGGAGCGGGGGCCGAAATAG
- a CDS encoding zinc-binding alcohol dehydrogenase family protein: MKAVGYKKSLPIDAADALIDFETAKPEPKGRDIRVAVKAISANPVDYKVRKRAAPPEGETKILGYDAAGIVDAVGPDVSLFKPGDEVFYAGSIQRQGTNSEFHLVDERIVGKKPKSLSFAQAAALPLTSITAWELLFDRLGAVPGKSVDPRTLLITGGAGGVGSILIQLARRLTGLTVVATATRPESQKWCLDLGAHAVIDHAKPMKEQIEKLKLPPVGLVASLTYTDQHYKGIADFIAPQGKFGLIDDPPEFNVSAFKGKAVSIHWESMFTRSSFQTADMIGQHMLLNDVADLIDKGVLRTTLDQTFGTINAANLKRAHALLESGKSRGKIVLEGW, encoded by the coding sequence ATGAAGGCCGTCGGATACAAAAAATCGCTGCCGATCGATGCAGCGGATGCACTGATCGATTTCGAGACCGCCAAACCGGAGCCGAAGGGCCGCGACATCCGCGTCGCCGTGAAAGCGATCTCGGCCAACCCGGTCGACTACAAGGTCCGCAAGCGCGCAGCACCGCCGGAGGGCGAGACCAAGATTTTGGGCTATGACGCCGCCGGGATCGTCGATGCCGTCGGCCCCGACGTCAGCCTCTTCAAGCCGGGCGACGAAGTGTTTTATGCCGGATCGATCCAGCGCCAGGGCACCAATTCGGAGTTTCATCTGGTCGACGAGCGCATCGTCGGCAAGAAGCCGAAATCGCTGTCGTTTGCGCAGGCGGCAGCATTGCCGCTGACCTCGATCACCGCCTGGGAATTGCTGTTCGACCGCCTCGGCGCCGTGCCGGGCAAGAGCGTGGACCCGCGCACGCTTTTGATCACCGGCGGCGCCGGCGGCGTCGGCTCGATCCTGATCCAGCTCGCGCGCCGCCTCACAGGGCTAACCGTGGTCGCCACCGCGACACGTCCGGAATCGCAAAAATGGTGCCTCGATCTCGGCGCCCATGCCGTGATCGATCACGCGAAGCCAATGAAGGAGCAAATCGAAAAACTGAAACTGCCGCCGGTCGGCCTGGTCGCCAGCCTCACCTACACCGACCAGCACTATAAGGGAATCGCCGACTTCATCGCGCCGCAGGGCAAGTTCGGTCTTATCGACGATCCCCCGGAATTCAATGTCAGCGCCTTCAAGGGCAAGGCGGTCTCGATCCACTGGGAATCCATGTTCACGCGCTCCTCGTTCCAGACCGCAGACATGATCGGCCAGCACATGCTGCTGAACGACGTCGCCGACCTCATCGACAAGGGCGTGCTGCGCACCACGCTGGATCAGACGTTTGGCACGATCAACGCGGCGAACCTCAAGCGCGCGCATGCGCTGCTGGAGTCGGGAAAATCGCGCGGCAAAATCGTGCTGGAGGGGTGGTGA
- a CDS encoding DUF1330 domain-containing protein yields MSAYVISEVDVKDAAGFEAYRTIAAKSIAQYGGRYLVRGGAANAAEGGPPPKNIIVVEFPSMERLHEWYASPEYAEALKHRRTALERRLIFVEGVAAANFSLSPLAGRGLG; encoded by the coding sequence ATGTCGGCCTATGTGATTTCCGAAGTCGACGTAAAGGACGCCGCGGGCTTTGAGGCCTATCGCACCATCGCCGCCAAATCGATCGCGCAATATGGCGGCCGCTATCTGGTCCGCGGCGGCGCCGCGAACGCGGCCGAAGGTGGCCCGCCGCCGAAGAACATCATCGTCGTCGAATTTCCCTCGATGGAACGCCTGCACGAATGGTACGCCTCGCCGGAATACGCCGAGGCGCTGAAGCACCGGCGAACTGCGCTGGAGCGGCGTTTGATTTTTGTCGAGGGCGTGGCGGCGGCGAACTTCTCCCTCTCCCCGCTTGCGGGGAGAGGGTTGGGGTGA
- a CDS encoding DegQ family serine endoprotease — MLIRSLAVLLVSAVVATPALAQDRRVPSSPAELRMSYAPIVQRVQPAVVNVYAAKTVQNRNPLLDDPIFRRFFGVPGQQPEQMQRSLGSGVMVDASGLVVTNNHVIEGADQVKVSLADKREYEAEIVLKDSRTDLAVLRLKDTKEKFPTLDFANSDELLVGDVVLAIGNPFGVGQTVTHGIISALARTQVGITDYQFFIQTDAAINPGNSGGALVDMTGKLAGINTAIYSRSGGSQGIGFAIPANMVRVVVASAKSGGKAVKRPWLGARLQAVTPEIAETLGLKLPNGALVANVAPNSPASRAGLKLSDLIVAIDGQAIDDPNAFDYRFATRPLGGSAQIDVQRGSKTVKLTVALETAPDTNRDEIVLTARSPFQGAKVANISPAVADELHLDGSTEGVVVTDLADDGTAANVGFQKGDIILAVNNEKIAKTSDLDKASKTSARVWRIVLVRGGQQINVTLGG, encoded by the coding sequence ATGTTGATACGCTCTTTGGCTGTGCTGCTGGTTTCCGCCGTGGTCGCAACCCCGGCGCTGGCGCAGGATCGCCGTGTGCCGTCCTCGCCCGCGGAACTGCGAATGTCCTACGCGCCGATCGTGCAGCGCGTGCAGCCCGCGGTGGTCAACGTCTATGCCGCCAAGACCGTGCAGAACCGCAACCCGCTGCTGGACGATCCGATCTTCCGCCGCTTCTTCGGCGTACCCGGCCAGCAGCCGGAACAGATGCAGCGTTCGCTGGGTTCGGGCGTGATGGTCGACGCGTCCGGTCTGGTCGTCACCAACAACCACGTCATTGAAGGCGCGGACCAGGTCAAGGTCTCGCTCGCCGACAAGCGGGAATACGAGGCCGAGATCGTGCTCAAGGACAGCCGCACTGATTTGGCGGTGCTGCGCCTGAAGGACACCAAGGAGAAGTTTCCGACCCTCGACTTCGCCAACTCGGATGAATTGCTGGTCGGCGACGTCGTGCTCGCAATCGGCAATCCCTTCGGTGTCGGCCAGACCGTGACGCACGGCATCATCTCGGCGCTGGCGCGCACCCAGGTCGGCATCACCGACTATCAGTTCTTCATCCAGACCGATGCTGCGATCAATCCCGGCAATTCCGGCGGCGCGCTGGTCGACATGACCGGCAAGCTCGCCGGCATCAACACCGCGATCTATTCGCGCTCCGGCGGCTCGCAGGGCATCGGCTTTGCGATCCCCGCCAACATGGTGCGCGTGGTCGTGGCGTCCGCCAAGAGCGGCGGCAAGGCGGTGAAGCGCCCGTGGCTTGGCGCGCGGCTGCAGGCGGTGACGCCTGAAATCGCCGAGACCCTGGGGCTGAAGCTGCCGAATGGCGCGCTGGTCGCCAATGTCGCGCCGAACAGCCCGGCGTCGCGGGCCGGGCTGAAATTGTCGGATCTGATTGTCGCGATCGACGGCCAGGCGATCGACGATCCCAACGCATTCGACTATCGCTTCGCCACCCGGCCGCTCGGCGGCTCGGCACAGATCGACGTGCAGCGCGGCAGCAAGACCGTCAAGCTGACGGTGGCGCTGGAGACCGCGCCCGACACCAACCGCGATGAAATCGTGCTGACCGCGCGTTCGCCGTTCCAGGGGGCCAAGGTCGCCAACATCTCGCCTGCGGTGGCCGACGAACTGCATCTGGATGGGTCGACCGAAGGCGTCGTGGTGACCGATCTCGCCGACGATGGAACGGCCGCCAATGTCGGCTTCCAGAAGGGCGACATTATCCTGGCGGTGAACAATGAGAAGATCGCCAAAACCAGCGACCTCGACAAGGCTTCGAAGACGTCAGCGAGAGTCTGGCGCATCGTCCTGGTGCGCGGCGGGCAGCAGATCAACGTGACGCTGGGCGGATGA